AAAAATAAACTCAAACATTAAAATGAAAATTTCAAAAATACATTATAAGCTATGGAATGGTAATGCTCCTTCAGAAAATGGATTAACAGGTGAAGAAGTATACGATCCGTTATCCCCATTAGAAATTACAAATGTGCACACCGCAGAAATATATGTTTATCTCCCAGCATCAGATATCAATACAAGAAAAGCTGTTGTAATTTGCCCAGGCGGTGCATATGCAGGTTTGGCTATTAATTCGCAAGGATATGACTTTGCAGAATGGTTATGTTCACTTGGTATTGCCGGAATTGTACTCAAATACAGGTTACCTAATCAAAACAAAAACATACCATTGGATGATCTAAAAGAAACATTCGAATATCTTCATCAAAA
The sequence above is drawn from the Flavobacterium sp. N2038 genome and encodes:
- a CDS encoding alpha/beta hydrolase — encoded protein: MKISKIHYKLWNGNAPSENGLTGEEVYDPLSPLEITNVHTAEIYVYLPASDINTRKAVVICPGGAYAGLAINSQGYDFAEWLCSLGIAGIVLKYRLPNQNKNIPLDDLKETFEYLHQNAAKFNIDKNDIGVCGFSAGGHLAALFANSKIEQKHSYLHPAFNLLFYP